The following proteins come from a genomic window of Gossypium raimondii isolate GPD5lz chromosome 5, ASM2569854v1, whole genome shotgun sequence:
- the LOC105767060 gene encoding uncharacterized protein LOC105767060, giving the protein MDIKAVSHFITVLWNVWNSRNNSIFRGVEEDAKVIWDQAASLSKDFRIFNLLEDPVLPRKTDNKAWKKPNQDTIKINFDSTVYGMSAWYGLVARDADGFVHGGRVGFVNKELHTEWAELQAMEESIYFARSKNWNSVELESDCASLVNWFNCRQEDLTMLGHRLREIQKLTNYLSHFSFNWAPRCCNKVANALCSWAKTNNCKMDFNMDYPLEIHELVLIDAIN; this is encoded by the coding sequence ATGGATATCAAGGCTGTTTCTCACTTTATCACTGTCCTCTGGAACGTATGGAATAGTAGAAATAATAGTATTTTCAGGGGGGTTGAAGAAGATGCTAAGGTGATCTGGGATCAGGCTGCGTCTTTAAGCAAGGACTTTCggatttttaatttgttggagGATCCTGTGCTTCCGAGAAAGACAGATAATAAAGCTTGGAAAAAGCCGAATCAggatactattaaaattaattttgactCAACTGTTTATGGTATGAGTGCGTGGTATGGATTGGTGGCAAGGGATGCCGATGGTTTTGTTCATGGGGGACGCGTGGGCTTTGTTAATAAGGAGCTGCATACGGAGTGGGCGGAGTTGCAGGCAATGGAAGAAAGCATTTATTTCGCCCGGTCAAAAAACTGGAATTCGGTGGAGTTGGAGTCAGACTGCGCAAGTTTAGTAAATTGGTTCAATTGTAGGCAAGAGGATTTGACCATGCTGGGCCACCGGTTGCGGGAGATCCAGAAGCTTACCAATTATTTAAGTCATTTCTCTTTTAATTGGGCCCCTCGATGTTGTAACAAAGTGGCTAATGCTCTTTGTAGTTGGGCTAAAACAAACAATTGTAAAATGGATTTTAATATGGATTACCCTTTGGAGATCCATGAGCTTGTTTTAATTGACGCTATTAATTGA